In one window of Fusobacterium sp. DD2 DNA:
- the rnmV gene encoding ribonuclease M5, translating to MKKVIKEIIVVEGRDDITAVKVAVDAEVIQVNGFAVRKKENIDKIRTAEKNKGIIVLTDPDFAGNEIRKHIHKFFPNAKDAFINRKEGTKDGDVGVENAAPEAIIRALEMARCTVEADVQENYKMADLIELGLVGHEDSKTKRENLGKALGIGYSNGKQLLSKLNRYGITREEFDKAVKTI from the coding sequence ATGAAAAAAGTAATAAAAGAGATTATTGTAGTTGAAGGAAGAGATGATATAACTGCTGTTAAAGTTGCTGTAGATGCTGAAGTTATTCAGGTAAATGGATTTGCAGTTAGAAAGAAAGAGAATATTGACAAGATAAGAACAGCAGAAAAAAATAAGGGGATAATTGTACTTACAGACCCTGATTTTGCAGGAAATGAGATTAGAAAACATATACATAAATTTTTCCCAAATGCCAAAGATGCCTTTATAAATAGAAAAGAAGGAACTAAGGATGGAGATGTAGGAGTTGAAAATGCTGCTCCAGAGGCTATAATTAGGGCTTTAGAAATGGCCAGATGTACAGTTGAAGCAGATGTTCAGGAAAACTATAAAATGGCGGATTTGATAGAATTAGGACTTGTGGGACACGAAGATTCTAAAACTAAGAGAGAAAACCTTGGAAAAGCATTAGGAATTGGGTATTCTAATGGAAAACAACTACTTTCAAAATTAAACCGTTATGGAATAACAAGAGAAGAGTTTGATAAAGCTGTAAAAACTATATAA